A window of Variovorax paradoxus EPS genomic DNA:
CACCTGCGGCAGCGTCGAGAGGATGGCCGACACCTCCTTCTGCGCCACGGTCTGCGTCCAGTTGCCGTGCACCGAGCCGACGATCTTGTACTCGGGCCGCTTGGCCACGGCCGCTGTGATGCCCTGATGGATTTCGTCGTCGACGAACACGCCGGCCAGGCCGCGCACCTCGAGCAGGTTGCCCTTGAGTCCGCGGCTTGCAAAGTAGTCGATCTGCATCGCGCCGAGTTGCTTGAAGTCCACGGCGATGCGATAGGCGCAGGGCTCGGTCACGATGCCGTCGAACGACACCACCACGATGCCCGCGTCGCACGCCTGCTTCACCGCGCCGTTGAGCGCCGTGGGCGAGGCCGCGTTGATCACGATGGCATCGAAGCCCTGCAGGATCATGTTCTGGATCTGCGCGGCCTGCTCGGTGGCCTGGTTCTCCGACGTCGTGAAGCTCGGCGCCTGCGCCACCACGCCCTTGGCGACCGCGTCCTTGGTCACCTTGTCCCAGCTCTTGAGCATGGCCTGGCGCCACGAGTTGCCCGCGAAGTTGTTCGACAGCGCGATCTTCTTGGCCTTGGTGTCGGCCGCGTGAGCCGGAAGGTGCAGTGCGGCGGCGCCCAGCATGAGCGCGGCGGCCAGTGCGGTGGATGAGAGTCGGATCTTCTTCATGTGTGTTGTCCTTCGATGACTGAAGCCGCTGTCCCGGTTCCAGCTTGTCTCCTGCGGATGCCCGTGGTGCGATGCCGCGCTGGCCAGAGCGCGGCACCCAGGCGGTGTGCGTGTCGGGTTACATGACGGCGCCGACTTGCCAGGGCACGAACTCGTTCTGCCCGTAGCCGTGCTGCTCGCTCTTCGATTGCGCGCCCGACGCGGTAGCCAGCACCAGCTCGAAGATGCGCTGTCCCATCTCCTGGATCGAGGCCGTGCCGTCGACGATCTCGCCGCAGTTGATGTCCATGTCCTCTTCCTGCCGCTGCCACAGCGCCGAGTTGGT
This region includes:
- a CDS encoding ABC transporter substrate-binding protein; the encoded protein is MKKIRLSSTALAAALMLGAAALHLPAHAADTKAKKIALSNNFAGNSWRQAMLKSWDKVTKDAVAKGVVAQAPSFTTSENQATEQAAQIQNMILQGFDAIVINAASPTALNGAVKQACDAGIVVVSFDGIVTEPCAYRIAVDFKQLGAMQIDYFASRGLKGNLLEVRGLAGVFVDDEIHQGITAAVAKRPEYKIVGSVHGNWTQTVAQKEVSAILSTLPQVAAVATQGGDGYGVAQAFKAAGRPTPVIFMGNRQDELAWWKEQRDANKYQTMSASIAPGASTFAFWVAQQILSGAKVPKEMKLPISVVTQETLDDAVKKTEVGSVVNVEYSQKEVIDFIAKAK